The following are from one region of the Lacinutrix sp. Bg11-31 genome:
- a CDS encoding DUF4331 family protein, which translates to MKKFKILLGASAIAVTGFFMVAADHIDAPAVAGGTSDITDFYAFQGQDSGNIAFVVNVQGLLSPTASGTAAFDENVLVEINIDTDGDAIQDLVIQAIPRDGKMYVFGPFASSSTSLNSTVNDTASRTVVDITPYGATAITATSTTGITAFAGPRDDPFFMDFAQYGEIIAGNATSFNNPGADTFAGSNVMSIIIEVPKAMIGGTGNINTWVETKSK; encoded by the coding sequence ATGAAAAAATTTAAAATTTTATTAGGAGCTTCAGCTATAGCGGTTACAGGTTTCTTTATGGTAGCAGCCGATCACATCGATGCTCCAGCAGTTGCAGGCGGAACAAGTGACATTACAGACTTCTACGCATTTCAAGGACAAGACTCAGGTAACATTGCTTTTGTAGTAAATGTTCAAGGTCTTTTAAGCCCAACAGCATCAGGTACTGCGGCATTTGATGAAAATGTGTTAGTAGAAATCAACATCGATACAGATGGTGATGCTATTCAAGATTTGGTTATACAAGCTATTCCAAGAGATGGAAAAATGTATGTATTTGGACCTTTTGCTTCAAGTTCTACAAGTTTAAACAGTACGGTTAATGATACTGCTAGTAGAACGGTTGTAGATATTACACCTTATGGAGCTACTGCAATTACTGCAACTTCTACAACAGGTATTACAGCATTTGCAGGACCAAGAGATGATCCTTTCTTTATGGATTTCGCTCAATATGGTGAGATTATAGCAGGTAATGCAACTAGTTTTAATAATCCTGGAGCAGATACTTTTGCAGGATCAAATGTTATGTCAATTATTATTGAAGTGCCAAAAGCAATGATTGGTGGAACTGGAAACATAAATACTTGGGTAGAAACTAAGTCTAAATAA
- a CDS encoding LETM1-related biofilm-associated protein has translation MNPSASGWIKKLISINDKEFSKEFSSLAVLYKALIPCGYIYGSNTNIVNDIIDKDDLSSEEICKVNHLIALYVTHNSLKNTDDFIEDTVEFYKKINAHKTNFFLDIISKGDTTETLEKIIHKRIQIDNNLIDKSFNYFITNALLFIDVLAYKQYLTTGAISENSIIKEESAIETIVLKTLNAKVEKTKYDNSLINLFDQSLRYQQTNKLNYNEAITLLKTPLEKQYILDLACMATWSDKTIDDNERYFLFQLGKDLQLETKDVKNAMHSISDFYIKHKKDIVLLGSKNIVKSFYNNSSAMVMKLISRNSKRLQKELSQSKELMLLLTKSTVKDLSKEEQKKVNDQLLDIFKAIPSLAIFILPGGALLLPLVIKFIPKLLPSAFDDNRIEE, from the coding sequence GTGAACCCATCTGCTTCAGGCTGGATTAAAAAGCTAATCTCAATAAACGACAAGGAATTCTCGAAAGAGTTCTCATCACTTGCTGTGTTATATAAAGCCCTTATTCCTTGCGGCTACATTTATGGTAGTAACACGAATATTGTAAATGATATAATTGATAAAGACGATTTGTCTTCTGAAGAGATATGTAAGGTCAATCATCTTATAGCATTATACGTTACACATAATAGCCTAAAAAATACAGATGATTTTATAGAAGATACCGTAGAGTTTTATAAAAAAATAAATGCACATAAAACCAATTTCTTTCTAGATATTATTAGCAAAGGCGATACTACTGAAACGCTTGAGAAAATTATTCATAAAAGAATTCAAATAGATAACAACCTCATCGACAAGAGCTTCAATTACTTTATAACCAATGCTTTATTATTTATTGACGTTCTAGCTTACAAGCAATATTTAACCACAGGAGCTATTTCTGAAAATTCTATTATTAAAGAGGAAAGTGCTATAGAAACTATTGTTTTAAAAACTTTAAATGCTAAAGTTGAAAAAACCAAATACGATAACAGCCTTATAAACTTATTCGATCAATCTTTAAGATACCAACAAACAAATAAGCTCAATTATAACGAAGCTATTACACTTTTAAAAACGCCTTTAGAAAAACAATACATCCTAGATTTAGCTTGCATGGCAACTTGGTCTGATAAAACAATAGACGACAACGAACGCTACTTCTTATTTCAATTAGGCAAAGACTTACAACTTGAAACAAAAGATGTTAAAAATGCAATGCATTCCATTTCAGACTTTTATATAAAACACAAAAAAGACATTGTATTATTAGGCTCTAAAAATATTGTGAAATCTTTTTACAACAACTCTAGTGCAATGGTAATGAAGCTAATCTCTAGAAATAGTAAGCGCTTACAAAAAGAATTATCCCAAAGTAAAGAGTTAATGCTATTATTAACAAAATCTACTGTTAAAGATCTTTCTAAAGAAGAACAAAAAAAAGTAAACGACCAATTACTAGATATTTTTAAAGCAATACCAAGTCTTGCTATTTTTATATTACCAGGAGGCGCATTGCTACTTCCATTAGTTATTAAATTTATTCCAAAACTATTACCATCTGCATTCGATGATAATAGAATTGAAGAATAA
- a CDS encoding DUF4331 family protein: MKNIKTIMFALLISGAAFNCSSDDDTAPTTTPTTEPTVEFSGTYSQDDQMARPAINTVFVDASAKNTFNTTVPSAQGAAFQSAFESRLLALNAGYTTNALGWNASTFTGALATDVLTVSLEGTTTFFDGTNVLTGRALADDVISVELLLIFGGPDGSENPQLTDDHVDANDKPFSSSFPYLASPW, from the coding sequence ATGAAAAATATAAAAACTATAATGTTCGCATTACTAATATCTGGAGCAGCATTTAATTGTTCTAGTGATGATGATACTGCACCAACAACAACGCCAACAACTGAGCCTACAGTAGAATTCTCAGGAACCTACTCTCAAGATGATCAAATGGCAAGACCAGCAATAAACACTGTTTTTGTAGATGCGTCTGCAAAGAACACCTTTAATACAACTGTGCCTTCTGCTCAAGGAGCTGCTTTTCAATCTGCTTTTGAATCTAGATTATTAGCATTAAATGCAGGATATACAACAAATGCTTTAGGTTGGAATGCATCTACTTTTACAGGAGCATTAGCTACAGATGTTTTAACAGTGTCTTTAGAGGGTACAACTACATTTTTTGATGGAACTAACGTATTAACTGGTCGTGCTTTAGCTGACGATGTTATTTCTGTAGAGTTATTATTAATTTTTGGTGGACCAGATGGTTCTGAAAATCCTCAATTAACAGATGACCATGTAGATGCAAATGATAAGCCATTTTCTTCTTCTTTTCCTTACTTAGCTTCTCCTTGGTAG